CCTTCATATGGGGCAAGTTTCGATAGTCCAAAATTAGCCAATTTAGGTTGATATCCGTCTCCAAGAAGAACATTTGAGCTTCTCAAGTTATGATATATTACGGGAGGATCAGCTCTGTCATGCAAATATTCTAAGCCTTTTGCCAGGCCAGCTGCAATCCTCATTCTGGTACTCCAGCACAACGGCGTTTTAGCAGAAATAGAACCTGAATGGACGAGCAACAAGTTACCCTTAGTTACTCATAAGATACGATGTAAAATTAAATAGGAAATGCAGGAAAGGCTTTTTCAAGTACAACAGAGAGACACACCATGCAGGTGGTCTGCCAAAGATCCTAATGGCATGTATTCAAAGACTAACAACTTCTTATCCCCATGATCACAGTATCCAATGAGATCAACAACGTTTTCGTGATGAAGCGCGCTCTGCATTGATATCTCGACCAAAAACTCTTTTCGTTGTTGCAGCCTATTGCGGTGAAGCAGCTTAATAGCTACAAGCTGAGCCAAGTAAAGTTCGGATTAGTTTATTAAAACATGGCCACAATCTTAAAACCATATAGATAAAATTGTTTGAACCACAATTAAACTTATGAGTAAGCTTGTCACTTTCTGATGCTGTTTAGATACAGATAAAATCCTGTTCAAAATGTTCCcactaaaaattttcagaacCACATGGGACTAGCTAACACTCATATGGCTAATGGACCTGCCATCTACGCCAACCATGTCGGTACCAAGCTGAATAGTGCAGGACCATGTAATTGGCTGGGCCATGGTTCATCGACTAGTGCTGCTACTAGTCATCAGTCCCCTACCATCACTCAAGCAGGATTTCGTGTCTTAGATGTATTtgtttagtcatttttttctaCTCCATTTCTTTCCTTAAGATTCATCCATTTAACGGTAGCGAAGATTATTATAAAAAGGACAAAccaaaagagagatagagaaaacAGAAGTAGTAACAGTCTTTAAAGTGAGACgggttgaatatatatatatatatatatatatatatatatatatatatgtgtgtgtgtgtgtgtgtgtgtgtgtgtgtgtgtgtgtgtgtgtgtgtgtggttgtTACCTAACTAATTTAAGCAGTTAACTGCAAGTGGCATCAAACATATCACTGACAGTCGAATTGAATTTGAATGCTGACCCCGCCAATTCTCGTAACCCGTGCCACTTCTTCCAGGCAAAATTTAAATAGTTGTTGATgtatgaagagaaagaagaacccaATGACGAAGTTACTAATTCATTAACAATTTGGCCAGACTTATGGTTCTCATTCACCAAGCAGAAAGGAGAGATACGCAAACTGCAGGACAAGTTTCGTggcgataaaaacaagcaaaccTGATTGGTATTCTCCAGGACGCCTTTGTATAGTCGATAGTGATCTCCCGTATTTAAAAGACAGTCGGCGCTGAAGTTGTTAGTTGCCGATGATAATTCATGCAATGTGAACGCCCGAGCAGCAGTATGGCAATATCCATCCTTAGAAATCTTGCTCGCCGGTGATAAAGTTGCCTCTGGTCCCCCTAACaggaaagtaaaaataaaaggatAATAATAGAACTAGGATCCCcagcaaaaggaagaaaaaaaaaaacagaaaattataAATCTGCCAACAAAACTGGTTCTTTACTTCTTTTCATTAAGCAAGATAAAATCAACACGAAAAATTACCGCCAGTCGTTTGAACTCGAGAGACTCtacgagttaaaaaaaaaaaactgtcgtCTTTTATTGCAACCTAACCCTCCTGGGGTCTGAGGAGACGAATTTCCGAAAACCAAAAGGTGGTCTTACGGTGGACGGGAATCTCAAAGGAGAGGAAATCGGAGAACGGTCAAAAGAAACTGAACTCAGAGGAAccaaaaaggaataaaaaaaaactatagaaaAAACAAACGGAGCTAAATCCCGTCAAGAGATCAGCATTCACGTCAGTCTATGAAGAGAGCTCAAGTGAGGAAGTGAAGGTGATCGATGCAAAATGCCAAACAGAGCACCCACTCCAGAAGCTATCACAGACACCTTTAATAGAACAAAGATTGAAACACAACAAAAACACGAAAACCACCCAAAGCTTGGGAAGCATCGAAATCAAACAAGAAACTCCAGCTAAACAAGAACACCGGATCAATAGTGGGAAAAACTCCCACCACGACTAGCcacccataaaaaaaaaaatctaaccatgttttcatcaataaaaaacaaagagaaaaaaaccatGAGATGGAATcataacaaaagcaagaaagttTCAAAGTTTCGGGTACTAAGAAATCAGTCGTGGAAATCCCgccagcaaaaagaaaaaaaaaaaacagctcaATCTTTCACCGCCTACATGGAGATGTCTCCCGATCGCCGGCTTCCTCAGCAGGGGAAGTCCATTTGCGACTCTCGAGTTCATTGGAGTCGGGTCGGTGATCGGGTGACAGCGGGTGGACCTTGTTAGGTCTACCCGTCCATtgcttccccttcttcttccatcCTCCGAAGCACAGACAGCAATCCATCCAGAAGAATCTATAGTGTCATCAACGGAAGGCAAAAATCAGAGAAGAAGGGTAGAAAGATGAAGAGTTCAacggagaagaggaggaggaatcGGCAAGGCCCGCTCGCGTTTCAGTCTCCCGGAATGATTTCGAGAAGAGTTAGCAAGAGGAGCGTTGATCAAGCCAACCGGCCAACGGCGAAGAGTTCCCGCCTTTATCGCCGTTCTCTGTTTTTTCCCATCCCGATAAATTCTCAGCTTGATCCTACTTTTCAGCTATAATCTCGGAAACACGACTTCCATTTTTCGTTTTTCAACTCAAGTGCTCCATTTGCGGGAATCTTTTGGACGAGAGACTAAACCCTTCGAGATTTTCCATCGGCTCTCTCTTTGTAAGGCTTGATTTTTGGGGctcatttttaatttaaaaaaacttaaaactaaaATTCGATTTGTGAACTGGAGTTCCAAATCTAATTTGTTAATTGAATAATGCGACGATGGTGAGAATTTCTCGTCCCAACTTTAAGttgtgaaatgaaattttttgaaaaaatgcacATGTTCAAAGGAAGTTCCTTTTAAATTCTAACATAGAAATCTTTTGAGTCTGTGGAATCCTATCACTACCTCATTTATCAGTTAAgtttttattaaattataaaaacataTGTTTAGGTGATAcacaaactcttttttttttgttttttttggaataatttGGACACcatattttaaaatcttttgaTATAAACCGAAAGTTTTAACTCTCAAATACAAACATATCAtcgaagcttttttttttttatttgagtgCTGTTATTTTGTATTTCTCGGACTTAAgactaaaaagagaaaaaaaaaaccatataaaatgggaaaaatataTTCTTGCCAAACAAATTGAATCATTGAGAGCTCTAGCGTGTTGGACGGTTACAAAACTGAATTTATATATAGAAAGGTGAGAAATATACGGACCTCAGTTATttgattaaaaggaaaagagtaTGACGCAGTCATTTTTTCAGGTTGTTCCAACGGCCGACATTTCAGCTGATTAGGTATGAACTTGAACTGTCTTCaaatatagaaatatattttaaaaatctgtAAACAAATTATTGACCAGTTAGTTATAATCAGATTTGGACACTCGAAAGATGTGGAATGTCAATGGTTCAGGTAGATATTATCTGATATCTGTTTTGGTTCTGAATCTGGTTATCTGTTTTGGTTCTGAATCTGGTTAAGGCGCatttgagttttaaaattttgttatggACATTCTaccaaattattttgaattcGAATTGGGTATAAAAAGATTTAAAATGGTTCAAGTTTTCATCGCACTTGTATCTAAACTTGAGCActagccgagtcgagcttgagctgggtcagtcgagcttgagctgggtcagctcaagctcggcttgATTCatgaaaccttgagctcgagctcgatggTATGGTAGTACTTCACGGCTGGTGCTGGCGGTTGATCGCCGGTCGTCGGTGTGGTAGTGCCGGTGCTGCCTAAAGGAACTATCAGATGGAGACGGAGAGAGTAAGGAGAAGGAAAACGcattaaatgagaaaatgaaatggacGTTTCATGTTAAATAGTGTTCGCTGTTTGGTCTTTGTTCGAGCTTAAAAAGTTGAGTTCAACAAACGCGAGCTCGAACTCGGATCGACTAAAAAAGACGAGCCAAGACATGAGCTTAACCTTCTTTAGCAAAATGGTCGTCTGCTCGTCGAGCCAAGCTTTGACGAGCAACAAACTTGAGTTGCTGAGCTCGTTGTTCAACATTTCTTATACCTATTATAGAGTAATTGGTAAAATATCAGACCACTTAGGTAAAGGATAAAAACTTTGTCTCTTAAGTTAAATCTGTGTTAAGAAGTGTtctaaacaaaatgtgaacctctttatatttatataaatactAACTTtatataaataatgttttagctcaagttatttttgtaaaaagttgACATTTGCtgctatcaaaattttatatattacaAGAGctattcatttttcaattattaaaaaatattattaaaataaaaaataatcaatttaatatatgtttatcaccaaatcaCTATTAAGAACATCATATCTATAAGATTagatagcaaaaaaaaaaaaactttaataatcAATTGTCGTTGCTCTGGCCTTTGTAGTCCGATCGAATTATTTGGTGCTACTCGCTAACAGTGGGATCAAGGATATTTccagcaaaaaaaatatatcgAAGAGTTAACGTCAGGTTTCTGAGTTTACCCGAATCTCGGGTCCCTTAAACAAGTTGTCTGACCATTACCAACTTTCTTCCATTACATGTAAAAATCCGGATTTActtaatttttataatattgtGCATCCGGCATTTACTAAATTTGTATAATATTGTGCATCGAATCAGAACTGAAGAAAATGATTAGCCTTTAATAACCGAAAAAACAGAACTGAATTGCTAAAGCGATGAAAATATAAAAGGATTATAAAGTTAATCACCTGATAACCCCACGCAACTCACGGCTTCATAGGGACTTGTTCTCCCAAGAAAGCGTATTAAGAGCAACGACATTATAGATCGAAAAGTAAGCAAAAAAGAGTATTACAGGAAGAGCCGAAATCAGCGCAATAGAAGTTTTAAACTGCAATGGTGAAGAACAAGAGAGAGCAATGAACAAGCGAAACTTCTGAATAGGAGTCTTGAACTGCAACAGTGAAGAGCAAGAGGGAACAATTAACAAACGAAGCCGCTGACTGATTCTGCATTATAACGTATGATCATCTCTAAGAGCAACAAAACAGGAACTGGAGGATAGATACAAGGGGTTGAATAGACGCGGACATATACATTGACACAATGAATTTCCTGAAAATACATATGAGTAATTACATGTCAAGATGACAGCAAATCGTGAGGCaaaatttgattgcaaataATACAAAGGGAGAAATCGGTACACTTGTGAGAGAGATAATAATGATCCAGTGTTG
This window of the Nymphaea colorata isolate Beijing-Zhang1983 chromosome 2, ASM883128v2, whole genome shotgun sequence genome carries:
- the LOC116248400 gene encoding probable serine/threonine-protein kinase PBL7, encoding MDCCLCFGGWKKKGKQWTGRPNKVHPLSPDHRPDSNELESRKWTSPAEEAGDRETSPWGPEATLSPASKISKDGYCHTAARAFTLHELSSATNNFSADCLLNTGDHYRLYKGVLENTNQLVAIKLLHRNRLQQRKEFLVEISMQSALHHENVVDLIGYCDHGDKKLLVFEYMPLGSLADHLHGSISAKTPLCWSTRMRIAAGLAKGLEYLHDRADPPVIYHNLRSSNVLLGDGYQPKLANFGLSKLAPYEGERNMDWGRVWDSQTCAYCAPEYFMTGRITPKSDIYSFGVVLLELITGKKAFDHSRATGNRLAAWASPLLKDARKYRKMVDPGLKGQYPFKRLYQAFHVAAMCLQENPRRRPPAADLVTVLTYLASEEYEPDILYARSGHLAPRTAPRSTSRSGEKQSGCSDHRDQAAEIKIRNGTEVPNS